A genome region from Chryseobacterium sp. G0186 includes the following:
- a CDS encoding TonB-dependent receptor, with the protein MKKAILSVACLGSVTVFAQVKDSLQTKNVEEVVMTASRKKENIKEVPSSITVVSEKQIQSQLTVNSDITSILQYTVPSLGTNSGQTSNTGQTLRGRQVLVLIDGVPQSTPLRNGARDLRVIDPSAIERVEVIKGASSIYGNGADGGIINYITKRNKTDKKISGISQVGLTGQQSGGTLGVRASQLLSGKVNKFDYTLSLAYERTGYMKDANKVYLSPTYSTAKMDNYNGMLKLGYDIDDNQRVEASYIGYSSKSNLNLGLKTGVYGISPTIGQGVGKSLETTPQGTPRNHNVRVSYDNKNLFAGTSLNVNLYYQDFKTVYGYSDTFFNGGQSNVLSKKAGARFNLDTQLWNSQNSQGEIIYGADILNDQTVQKLEDGRFWTPNMSMTNIAPFLLAKIDLFKKLTIKGGLRYENIKVNVDDFNTLSVIKNDGTFTQSIPVAGGKLNYNALVGNIGIRYNIEPYINLFSSFSQAYSINELGRILRTSTSETIKNLETKPIIVNNYELGATGQISNWLSYELTSYVSTSKLGATFVQSADRALTIKRAPEIIYGVEGFLHFTPVKWLQFGGSYSWMEGITSPDDNENYSAKINNSRISAPKVLAYLQVKPIPELFIGVDMLHSFKQDRFDPNAKTGQFAYGEGFVPDYTVFNAKVSCEIYKNWKVSLGIENFFNRLYQPSIAWWSARDSEFINSLGKRGTFIVEYKF; encoded by the coding sequence ATGAAAAAAGCAATTTTATCAGTTGCCTGCTTAGGATCTGTTACTGTTTTTGCTCAGGTTAAAGATAGTTTACAGACCAAAAATGTTGAAGAGGTTGTGATGACCGCCTCCAGAAAAAAAGAGAATATAAAGGAGGTTCCAAGCTCCATTACGGTTGTATCTGAAAAGCAGATTCAATCTCAATTGACTGTTAATTCAGATATCACCAGCATCCTGCAATACACCGTTCCCAGTTTGGGAACTAATTCCGGACAGACCTCCAATACAGGACAGACCTTAAGAGGACGTCAGGTATTGGTTTTAATTGATGGTGTTCCACAGTCTACCCCACTTCGAAACGGAGCAAGGGATTTAAGAGTTATTGATCCGTCCGCCATTGAAAGAGTGGAAGTCATCAAAGGAGCTTCTTCCATCTACGGAAACGGAGCAGATGGTGGTATCATCAATTATATTACAAAAAGAAATAAAACAGATAAGAAAATATCCGGAATTTCACAGGTTGGGCTTACGGGGCAGCAATCAGGAGGAACCTTAGGCGTAAGGGCCAGCCAGCTTTTATCTGGAAAAGTTAATAAATTCGATTATACCCTTTCGTTAGCCTATGAAAGAACAGGATATATGAAAGATGCCAATAAAGTTTATCTAAGCCCTACCTACAGTACCGCAAAGATGGACAACTACAACGGAATGTTGAAATTAGGTTATGACATTGATGATAACCAGAGAGTTGAAGCTTCCTATATTGGTTATTCTTCAAAATCTAATCTGAATTTAGGCTTAAAAACAGGAGTATATGGTATTAGCCCCACTATTGGACAAGGTGTAGGGAAAAGCCTGGAGACAACGCCTCAGGGAACGCCCAGGAACCACAATGTGAGAGTGAGCTATGATAATAAAAACCTGTTCGCAGGGACTTCATTAAATGTTAACCTTTATTATCAGGATTTTAAAACCGTTTATGGATATAGTGATACCTTTTTTAACGGAGGACAGTCCAATGTTCTTTCAAAAAAAGCAGGAGCAAGATTCAATCTGGATACCCAGCTTTGGAATTCTCAAAATTCACAGGGAGAAATTATCTATGGAGCTGATATCCTGAACGACCAGACTGTACAAAAACTGGAAGACGGCCGTTTCTGGACGCCTAATATGAGCATGACCAATATCGCTCCGTTTTTATTGGCAAAAATTGACCTTTTCAAAAAGCTAACCATCAAAGGAGGGCTTCGATATGAAAACATAAAAGTAAATGTAGATGACTTCAATACCCTTTCTGTGATTAAAAATGACGGCACATTTACCCAAAGTATTCCTGTCGCAGGAGGAAAACTAAACTATAATGCATTAGTAGGAAATATTGGGATCCGTTATAATATTGAACCTTACATCAATCTTTTCAGTAGCTTTTCACAGGCCTATTCCATCAACGAATTAGGAAGAATTCTGAGAACCTCAACCTCTGAAACCATTAAAAACCTGGAAACAAAACCCATCATCGTCAACAATTACGAATTGGGAGCTACAGGACAAATTTCCAACTGGTTGAGTTATGAACTTACCTCCTATGTGAGCACCTCCAAGCTAGGTGCTACGTTTGTTCAGAGTGCAGACAGAGCTTTAACGATCAAAAGAGCACCAGAAATCATCTACGGTGTGGAAGGATTTTTACATTTCACTCCTGTTAAATGGCTTCAGTTTGGTGGAAGTTATAGCTGGATGGAAGGGATTACTTCTCCTGATGATAACGAAAATTATTCTGCAAAGATCAACAACAGCAGAATTTCTGCTCCTAAGGTACTTGCCTATTTACAGGTAAAACCTATACCGGAACTTTTCATTGGGGTGGATATGCTTCATTCATTCAAACAGGATAGATTTGATCCGAATGCAAAAACAGGACAGTTTGCCTATGGTGAAGGATTTGTTCCTGATTACACCGTATTCAATGCAAAGGTAAGTTGTGAGATATACAAAAACTGGAAAGTTTCGTTGGGTATTGAAAACTTTTTCAATAGATTGTATCAGCCATCCATCGCGTGGTGGTCTGCAAGAGATAGCGAGTTCATCAACTCCCTGGGGAAAAGAGGAACTTTCATTGTTGAATATAAATTTTAA
- a CDS encoding PepSY-associated TM helix domain-containing protein — translation MKKNHHKKKPGFFKKWSAKLHLWFGLGIGFLIFIISITGALYVFKDEVENITRKDVIYHHEQNIEQKQILPIRVMEKAVAEQVKEKYPIHWVNIPIDKKMSYMFFWYEHNTDAWNYFDEFPVYKQAYVNPYTGKVLRVYDEKNGFFNIVKMIHWSYLLKQDWGTYVVGIPVIIFIIMLISGIILWWPKNKAARKQRFSFKWKNIKSWKRKNYDLHNVLGFYVSIFALIFSITGLFYAFFVVQAMIYVIFSGGETKYPDFSHIKTKAPIELRTETTLDKIINTVKEKYPDSYGFAIDLGHEHMDDHEHPNFEVYVKHLTYSYHKSSSLIFDENSGELLHTHDPKDKNFGEKVVNANYDIHVGAILGLPTKIIAFIVSLICASLPVTGFLIWWGRRKKKPVKTA, via the coding sequence ATGAAGAAAAATCATCATAAAAAGAAACCCGGGTTCTTTAAAAAATGGTCTGCCAAACTCCACTTGTGGTTTGGGCTTGGAATTGGATTTTTAATCTTTATCATCTCTATTACCGGGGCATTGTATGTCTTTAAGGATGAAGTGGAAAACATTACCAGAAAAGATGTCATCTATCACCATGAGCAGAATATTGAGCAAAAGCAAATTCTTCCCATCAGGGTCATGGAAAAAGCCGTTGCCGAACAGGTAAAGGAAAAATATCCGATCCACTGGGTTAATATTCCTATCGACAAAAAAATGTCATACATGTTCTTCTGGTACGAGCACAATACAGATGCCTGGAACTATTTTGATGAATTTCCTGTCTATAAACAAGCTTATGTAAACCCATACACCGGAAAGGTACTGAGGGTTTATGATGAGAAAAACGGATTCTTCAACATTGTAAAAATGATCCACTGGAGCTATCTTTTGAAGCAGGATTGGGGAACCTATGTCGTGGGAATTCCTGTGATTATCTTCATCATCATGCTGATCTCCGGAATTATTTTATGGTGGCCCAAAAACAAGGCAGCAAGAAAGCAGCGTTTCTCTTTCAAATGGAAAAACATCAAAAGTTGGAAAAGAAAGAACTATGACCTTCACAATGTATTAGGTTTCTATGTCTCAATCTTTGCACTTATCTTCTCTATTACCGGATTATTTTATGCATTCTTTGTTGTTCAGGCCATGATTTATGTAATCTTTTCCGGAGGAGAAACAAAATATCCTGATTTCTCCCATATCAAAACCAAAGCTCCTATAGAACTGAGAACAGAAACAACACTGGATAAAATTATCAATACCGTTAAGGAAAAATATCCTGATTCTTACGGTTTTGCTATAGACCTTGGACACGAGCATATGGATGACCATGAGCATCCCAACTTTGAGGTATATGTAAAACATCTTACCTACTCCTACCACAAGAGCAGCAGCCTTATTTTTGATGAAAATTCCGGGGAGTTACTGCACACCCATGATCCAAAAGATAAAAACTTTGGTGAAAAGGTGGTGAACGCCAATTATGACATTCATGTTGGTGCTATTTTAGGACTTCCTACAAAGATCATCGCCTTTATTGTAAGTCTTATCTGTGCTTCTCTTCCGGTAACCGGATTTCTGATCTGGTGGGGCAGAAGAAAGAAAAAACCGGTAAAAACTGCTTAA
- a CDS encoding ROK family protein — protein MSLIDLSKQVALGVDIGGTNTKFGIVNHRGEVLDKGNLKTDAYDKVEDFIDALYEHVSPLMEKHGTEKHFDGIGVGAPNANYYKGTIELAPNLPWKGVIPFAELMTAKFNLPCTVTNDANAAALGEMLFGAARGMKDFIMITLGTGVGSGIIANGNLIYGHDGFAGELGHTIVKPGGRKHWSTGSEGSLEAYASATGITITAKKMRAEFPESMLNQYPEDEINSKTVYECAMKEDPIAIEVFRYTGQKLGEAIANFVMFSSPEAILLFGGVIKAGDFILKPAKLHMERNLLPIFRNKVKLVFSELDEADAAILGASALVWEK, from the coding sequence ATGTCATTAATAGATTTATCAAAACAAGTTGCCCTTGGAGTTGACATCGGCGGAACCAATACGAAGTTCGGAATTGTAAACCACCGTGGGGAAGTTCTGGATAAAGGAAATCTTAAAACCGACGCTTATGATAAAGTAGAGGATTTTATTGATGCTCTCTATGAACATGTATCTCCTCTAATGGAAAAGCATGGTACAGAAAAGCACTTCGACGGAATTGGCGTAGGCGCGCCCAATGCAAACTATTACAAAGGGACCATAGAACTGGCTCCCAATCTACCATGGAAAGGGGTTATTCCTTTTGCTGAGCTGATGACAGCAAAATTTAATTTACCTTGTACCGTAACCAATGATGCTAATGCTGCAGCCTTGGGGGAAATGCTTTTCGGAGCAGCACGCGGCATGAAGGATTTCATCATGATTACTCTGGGAACAGGGGTAGGCAGTGGAATTATCGCTAATGGAAACCTCATCTATGGACATGACGGGTTTGCCGGAGAACTGGGACATACGATTGTAAAGCCGGGCGGAAGAAAGCACTGGAGTACAGGATCCGAAGGAAGCCTGGAAGCTTATGCTTCTGCAACGGGAATCACGATCACCGCTAAGAAAATGAGAGCTGAGTTCCCTGAGTCTATGCTGAACCAATACCCTGAAGATGAAATTAATTCTAAAACAGTGTATGAATGTGCCATGAAGGAAGACCCTATTGCCATTGAAGTATTCAGATATACAGGACAAAAATTAGGAGAAGCAATAGCTAATTTTGTGATGTTTTCTTCACCGGAGGCTATTCTTCTATTCGGAGGTGTTATCAAGGCCGGAGATTTTATCCTAAAGCCAGCTAAACTTCATATGGAGAGAAACCTTCTTCCTATTTTCAGAAATAAAGTAAAATTAGTGTTCAGTGAACTGGACGAGGCAGATGCAGCTATTCTTGGTGCAAGTGCTTTAGTTTGGGAAAAGTAA
- the msrA gene encoding peptide-methionine (S)-S-oxide reductase MsrA translates to MDNNNLKQIIFGGGCFWCVESCFNMLKGVESAISGYSGGHKENPTYEEVCTGTTDHAEVVQITYDPAIISYEQLMDVFFFLHDPTQLNRQGNDIGTQYRSVIFYKDDAEKQNAEEALKRSEESGRWPGKYVTEFAQFEKFWPAEQYHQGYYNENPTQPYCSAVVGPKIQKFKKHFGELGMLTID, encoded by the coding sequence ATGGATAACAATAATTTAAAACAAATCATATTCGGTGGCGGATGTTTCTGGTGTGTAGAAAGCTGCTTCAATATGCTGAAAGGGGTTGAATCTGCTATTTCCGGATATTCCGGAGGGCATAAGGAAAACCCAACTTATGAAGAAGTATGTACAGGAACAACAGACCATGCAGAAGTAGTACAGATTACTTACGATCCGGCAATCATTTCTTATGAACAATTAATGGATGTATTCTTTTTTCTGCACGACCCTACTCAACTGAACAGACAGGGCAATGATATCGGAACCCAATACCGTTCTGTTATTTTCTATAAAGATGATGCTGAAAAACAAAATGCTGAAGAAGCTTTAAAAAGGTCTGAGGAATCAGGAAGATGGCCAGGAAAATATGTTACAGAATTCGCTCAATTTGAAAAATTTTGGCCTGCAGAACAATATCACCAGGGATATTACAACGAGAATCCCACACAACCCTATTGCAGCGCAGTGGTAGGCCCTAAAATCCAGAAATTTAAAAAGCATTTTGGAGAATTGGGAATGCTAACAATAGATTAA
- a CDS encoding ATP-binding protein, whose translation MKNFIHILFILVLCSCHRKEISKNDRATYDKAYDFYDISQSDSAFTYFNKAKDELIEKGYYSFAGNSLVIMGIIQCEKGDYYGSQETALSTIKYLDEKKDSAELSANYNNLGIASQKLKEYEKAIVFHDNAAKFSTDIRNRLAQINNKAVSYYSLEKYDSARSILNKALSSPDLKKYPTTYYRIYDNLAYTKFLQNKNYNAEQELFKALKIRDSINDITGLNASYFHLSDFFENRDPQKALFYANKMLDVSSKTKNTDGKLAALQKIILLETPENSKLFFKKYQDLDDSLQIARNKSKSQFALERFGSEQLKVKNAKNEIEIFKRNIGLGAMSLILAGGFFYYKRRRKRLQRENESKIKENELKLSKKVHDVVANGIYQVMTKIENQPNFDRDKALDELEFVYEKSRDISYDKTDSHDKIEFHEKISGLIGSFKNDTVKTYLAGNSPNIWSDVNDTAQNEVYQVIRELLVNMKKHSQATLVAFKFEEKDHQIQIQYTDNGIGVPKDFSYKNGLANTVSRIEKIKGTVTFDTKTEKGLKIYISFPTS comes from the coding sequence GTGAAAAACTTTATTCACATTTTATTCATCCTTGTTCTTTGCTCCTGCCATAGAAAAGAAATCTCAAAAAATGACCGGGCCACCTATGACAAAGCCTATGATTTTTATGATATTTCACAAAGTGACAGTGCTTTCACCTATTTTAATAAGGCAAAGGACGAGCTGATTGAAAAAGGGTATTATTCTTTTGCAGGGAACAGCCTGGTCATCATGGGAATTATACAATGTGAGAAAGGAGATTATTATGGCAGCCAGGAAACAGCATTGTCTACCATTAAGTATTTGGATGAAAAAAAAGACTCTGCGGAGCTTTCTGCAAATTATAATAATTTAGGAATAGCTTCTCAGAAACTCAAAGAATACGAAAAGGCCATTGTATTTCATGATAATGCAGCTAAGTTCTCTACAGATATTAGAAACAGACTTGCTCAAATTAATAATAAAGCTGTATCTTATTATTCATTAGAAAAATACGATTCAGCAAGAAGTATTCTAAACAAAGCCTTATCGTCCCCTGATTTAAAAAAATATCCAACAACTTATTACAGAATATATGACAATTTAGCGTATACAAAATTTTTACAAAATAAAAATTACAATGCTGAGCAGGAACTATTTAAAGCACTTAAAATACGAGACAGCATCAACGATATTACAGGATTAAATGCCAGCTATTTCCATTTGTCAGACTTTTTTGAAAATCGTGATCCTCAGAAAGCCTTATTCTATGCAAATAAAATGCTTGATGTTTCATCAAAAACCAAAAACACTGATGGCAAATTAGCTGCTTTACAAAAAATAATTCTGTTAGAAACTCCAGAAAATTCAAAACTATTCTTCAAAAAATATCAGGATTTGGATGATAGTTTACAGATAGCCCGCAACAAGTCTAAAAGTCAGTTTGCCCTTGAAAGGTTTGGATCTGAGCAGCTAAAGGTAAAAAATGCAAAGAATGAAATCGAAATTTTTAAACGGAATATTGGGCTAGGAGCAATGTCTTTGATTTTAGCCGGAGGTTTCTTCTATTATAAAAGAAGAAGGAAAAGATTACAACGGGAGAATGAATCAAAAATAAAAGAAAATGAGCTTAAACTTTCCAAAAAGGTTCACGATGTGGTAGCCAATGGAATTTACCAGGTGATGACCAAAATTGAAAATCAGCCTAATTTTGATAGAGATAAAGCCCTTGATGAACTGGAATTTGTTTATGAAAAATCCCGTGATATTTCTTATGATAAAACGGACTCTCATGATAAGATCGAATTTCACGAAAAAATATCCGGTCTCATTGGCTCTTTTAAGAATGACACTGTAAAAACCTATCTGGCTGGAAATAGCCCTAATATATGGAGTGATGTGAATGATACTGCTCAAAACGAAGTATATCAGGTAATTCGTGAGCTTTTGGTCAACATGAAAAAGCATAGCCAGGCCACCCTTGTAGCCTTTAAATTTGAAGAAAAAGATCATCAGATCCAAATTCAATATACAGATAACGGAATTGGGGTCCCAAAAGACTTTTCTTATAAAAACGGACTGGCAAATACGGTTTCCCGTATTGAGAAAATCAAGGGTACTGTTACTTTTGACACTAAAACCGAAAAGGGACTGAAAATCTATATTTCATTTCCCACTTCTTAA
- a CDS encoding response regulator has protein sequence MFKKILIAEDHESSSISVQKTLEDLNILNVDYVYYCDDALAKVQKSIREKDHYDLLITDLEYEEDHRKQNIKDGRQLIRAIKELHPSLKTIVFSAEHRSGVIDSLFKEYGVNGFVRKARNDSKELKKAIASVYDNKNYLSLDLKQDVKKLNSYEFTEYDIILVSLLSQGVLQKNIPTYLQNNNIKPNSLSSVEKKLNNLKEELQITNNEQLVAFCKDLGLI, from the coding sequence ATGTTCAAAAAAATTTTAATAGCCGAAGACCACGAAAGCAGCAGTATTTCTGTCCAAAAAACATTGGAAGATCTTAATATCCTTAATGTAGACTATGTATATTATTGTGATGATGCATTAGCCAAAGTACAAAAGTCAATCCGTGAAAAAGATCATTATGATTTATTGATTACCGATCTTGAGTATGAGGAAGACCACCGTAAACAAAATATTAAAGACGGAAGGCAGCTCATTAGGGCCATTAAGGAATTACACCCTTCCCTGAAAACCATTGTTTTTTCTGCAGAACACAGATCCGGCGTTATAGATTCTCTTTTTAAGGAATATGGGGTTAATGGTTTCGTGCGTAAGGCCAGAAATGACTCCAAGGAGCTTAAAAAAGCAATCGCCTCAGTGTATGACAATAAAAACTACCTCTCTCTTGATCTTAAGCAGGATGTAAAAAAACTGAATAGCTATGAATTTACTGAATATGATATCATCCTTGTATCTCTTCTATCACAAGGTGTGTTACAGAAAAATATTCCCACGTATCTTCAAAACAATAATATCAAGCCCAACAGCCTAAGCAGTGTAGAAAAAAAACTAAACAACCTGAAAGAAGAGCTGCAGATCACAAACAATGAACAGCTTGTTGCTTTTTGTAAAGATTTAGGGCTTATTTAA
- a CDS encoding YegP family protein, translating to MGKFVITLRVNNEYQFNLKAKNGEIILTSEGYVQKASCHKGIESVKLNSQEESRYDRRVAVNNKDYFVLKARNGEIIGKSQLYSSKAAMENGITSVKTNAAEAEIFDETL from the coding sequence ATGGGAAAATTTGTAATCACTCTAAGGGTAAATAATGAATATCAATTCAACCTTAAAGCTAAAAACGGAGAAATCATTCTTACCAGTGAAGGCTACGTTCAAAAGGCTTCTTGTCATAAAGGAATAGAATCTGTAAAACTAAATTCTCAGGAAGAATCAAGATATGACCGAAGAGTAGCAGTAAACAATAAAGATTATTTTGTTCTTAAGGCCAGAAACGGAGAAATTATAGGCAAAAGCCAGTTGTATAGCTCCAAAGCAGCTATGGAAAATGGAATTACCTCTGTAAAAACCAATGCTGCTGAAGCAGAAATATTTGATGAAACCCTTTAA
- a CDS encoding type I restriction endonuclease: MDLKIKLEQLQQKVAGLKDHIATEEATKNAFVMPFIQMLGYDIFNPTEVVPEHVCDIGTKKGEKVDYVIKNNDEPIFIIECKHWKENADAHNSQLHRYYHVSKTRFGVLTNGIIYNFYTDLEKPNIMDEKPFFTINIEDLKDSSIKILESFTKKDYNLESILDSAEALKYIKAIRKEFEKEIETPSDELVKLLVSRFFEKPITANRMISFKEYTKKALTTSINESISFRLKSALSINEQIEKQDEDIKTAQSIDENNDSKIVTTEEELEGFQIVKAIMREKVPAHRIAYRDTLSYFGILLDDNNRKPLCRLHFNTTNKYIETFHNGKDSGEKVLLSNLDEIYNFREELHKTIENY; this comes from the coding sequence ATGGATCTTAAAATTAAACTTGAGCAATTACAACAGAAAGTGGCAGGATTAAAAGATCACATTGCCACCGAAGAAGCTACTAAAAATGCTTTTGTAATGCCTTTTATACAGATGTTGGGATATGATATATTCAATCCAACTGAAGTAGTTCCTGAGCATGTCTGTGATATTGGAACCAAAAAAGGAGAAAAGGTAGATTATGTGATCAAAAATAATGATGAGCCTATTTTTATCATAGAATGCAAGCATTGGAAAGAAAATGCAGATGCTCATAATTCCCAGCTTCACAGATATTACCATGTTTCCAAGACAAGATTTGGTGTGCTTACGAATGGTATTATTTATAACTTTTACACAGACCTTGAGAAGCCCAATATTATGGATGAAAAACCATTTTTCACCATCAATATTGAAGACTTAAAAGATAGTTCAATCAAAATTCTTGAAAGCTTTACAAAAAAGGACTACAATCTTGAAAGCATTCTGGATTCTGCAGAAGCTTTAAAATATATTAAGGCGATAAGAAAAGAATTCGAAAAGGAAATAGAAACTCCCTCTGATGAGCTTGTAAAGCTTTTGGTAAGCCGATTTTTTGAAAAGCCAATCACTGCAAACAGAATGATTTCTTTTAAGGAGTATACCAAAAAGGCCCTTACAACTTCCATCAATGAATCCATAAGTTTCAGACTAAAATCTGCATTAAGCATTAATGAACAGATTGAGAAGCAGGATGAGGACATAAAAACGGCTCAATCCATTGATGAAAACAATGATTCTAAAATTGTCACTACAGAAGAAGAACTCGAGGGATTCCAAATTGTGAAAGCCATCATGAGGGAAAAAGTTCCTGCACACCGTATAGCCTATAGGGACACCCTCTCCTATTTCGGAATTTTGCTGGATGACAACAACAGAAAACCATTATGCAGACTCCATTTCAATACAACCAATAAATACATTGAAACATTTCATAATGGCAAGGATTCCGGAGAGAAAGTATTGCTCAGCAACCTCGATGAAATATATAATTTCAGAGAAGAGCTTCACAAAACGATAGAAAACTATTAA